In Sphingomonas sp. LT1P40, the following are encoded in one genomic region:
- a CDS encoding acetoacetate--CoA ligase produces the protein MTGAINSVEPSAPLPQIRLYCDWLKATRQREFATYEDLRRWSVDDLDGFWRSIWEFDGIESPTPFTTVLSEDAMPGARWFEGAQVNYAQLVFRHVVAADEAGQPAIIAMDERGGSVMLNWTELRRQAASLALELRACGIGRGDRVAAYLPNIPAAVVGLLACASLGAIWTLCSPDMGMNAVLDRWRQTTPKALIAVDGVFHAGKAMDRSAVIAEIRRQLPCIEALFLVASGHGESEMPDAIAFDAATGRDDDTVAAFEPEWLPFDHPLWILYSSGTTGLPKAIVHGHGGVMLATAAGRLHFDLGPSYSPNNLGDRFHWYSASGWVMWNIQVGGLLSGTTICLFDGSPSGTKADPDWTGLWDFAARSGVTWFGAGAAFFASCRKAGIEIARIPGVERIRALGSTGSPLPPDVQRWGTMQFAALGRPDIWWCNVSGGTEIAAAFLAGNPELPDTPGRLQCRHLGAAIEAWDEQGNPVIGEVGELVCTRPFPSMPLYFWGDADGNRYRESYFGEWAGVWRHGDWLTVGADGSCTISGRSDATINRHGVRMGTAEIYAAVEQLPQIADTMMIDVETGNGDSQLIMFVVPAEGQSVDAAMEKAVAVAIRTSLSPRFVPDRLIAAPDIPRTLSGKKQELPIKRLFAGWPVAKVVSADATATPEVLPWYIDQAQQWQSEAEARAARRAGEES, from the coding sequence ATGACCGGTGCCATTAACAGCGTGGAACCCTCGGCCCCCCTTCCACAGATCCGTCTGTATTGCGATTGGTTGAAAGCGACGCGCCAGCGGGAATTTGCAACCTATGAAGATCTGCGCCGCTGGTCGGTGGATGATCTGGATGGCTTTTGGCGCAGCATCTGGGAATTCGACGGAATCGAATCGCCGACGCCGTTCACGACCGTCCTCAGTGAAGATGCGATGCCGGGCGCGCGCTGGTTTGAAGGCGCGCAGGTCAATTATGCGCAACTTGTATTTCGCCACGTGGTGGCTGCGGACGAAGCGGGTCAACCCGCGATCATTGCCATGGATGAGCGCGGCGGTAGCGTCATGCTGAACTGGACGGAGCTTCGGCGTCAGGCGGCCTCGCTCGCGCTCGAACTCCGAGCTTGCGGGATCGGGCGGGGCGATCGCGTCGCCGCGTACCTGCCCAATATTCCGGCGGCGGTCGTTGGCCTGCTCGCCTGTGCCAGCCTGGGGGCGATTTGGACCCTGTGCTCGCCCGACATGGGGATGAACGCGGTGCTCGACCGCTGGCGGCAAACCACGCCAAAGGCGCTGATCGCGGTCGATGGTGTGTTTCATGCTGGCAAGGCGATGGACCGGAGCGCCGTGATTGCCGAGATCCGGCGGCAACTGCCCTGCATCGAGGCGCTCTTCCTTGTCGCCAGCGGCCATGGCGAGAGCGAGATGCCAGATGCCATCGCTTTCGATGCGGCCACCGGTCGTGATGACGATACGGTCGCCGCGTTCGAGCCGGAATGGCTGCCGTTCGATCATCCGCTGTGGATCCTCTATTCCAGCGGCACCACCGGCCTGCCCAAGGCTATCGTCCACGGCCATGGCGGTGTCATGCTGGCCACCGCCGCGGGTCGTCTGCATTTCGATCTGGGGCCAAGCTACTCGCCCAACAATCTGGGCGACCGTTTTCATTGGTACAGCGCCAGCGGCTGGGTGATGTGGAACATCCAGGTTGGCGGGCTACTCAGCGGCACGACGATCTGCCTGTTCGACGGCTCGCCCAGCGGCACCAAGGCCGACCCCGACTGGACCGGGTTATGGGATTTTGCGGCGCGCAGCGGCGTGACGTGGTTCGGCGCCGGCGCGGCATTCTTCGCAAGCTGCCGCAAAGCAGGGATCGAGATCGCCCGCATTCCCGGTGTCGAGCGTATCCGCGCGCTCGGCAGCACGGGATCGCCGCTGCCGCCGGACGTCCAGCGTTGGGGCACGATGCAATTCGCCGCGCTCGGCCGACCGGACATCTGGTGGTGCAATGTCAGCGGCGGGACCGAGATCGCCGCCGCCTTCCTGGCCGGCAACCCCGAGCTGCCCGACACGCCCGGACGGCTGCAATGTCGCCATCTGGGCGCCGCGATCGAAGCGTGGGACGAACAGGGCAACCCGGTGATCGGCGAGGTCGGCGAGCTGGTTTGTACTCGGCCCTTTCCCAGCATGCCGCTTTATTTCTGGGGCGATGCCGATGGCAACCGTTACCGAGAGTCGTATTTCGGCGAATGGGCGGGCGTCTGGCGGCATGGCGACTGGCTAACTGTTGGCGCGGACGGCAGCTGCACGATTTCCGGCCGCAGCGACGCAACGATCAACCGCCACGGCGTGCGGATGGGGACTGCCGAAATCTATGCCGCCGTCGAACAACTGCCACAGATTGCCGACACAATGATGATCGACGTCGAAACCGGGAACGGCGACAGCCAACTGATCATGTTCGTCGTGCCGGCCGAGGGCCAGTCCGTTGATGCCGCGATGGAAAAAGCGGTGGCAGTGGCCATCCGCACCAGCCTGTCGCCGCGTTTTGTGCCTGACCGGCTGATCGCCGCGCCCGATATTCCGCGAACGTTATCGGGAAAGAAACAGGAATTGCCGATCAAGCGATTGTTTGCCGGTTGGCCCGTTGCGAAGGTGGTCAGCGCGGATGCGACCGCAACGCCCGAAGTATTGCCGTGGTACATCGATCAGGCACAGCAATGGCAGAGCGAGGCCGAGGCGCGAGCGGCTCGACGCGCCGGGGAGGAGTCGTGA